From one Anopheles cruzii chromosome 3, idAnoCruzAS_RS32_06, whole genome shotgun sequence genomic stretch:
- the LOC128270035 gene encoding uncharacterized protein LOC128270035, giving the protein MDDAPPRKSSLSIDRAAFLLLRVKKAFKKKRQQRKDKLTLQNVGEPVGGARPSVCGSRALEKRARLSRSLTLPLFNFPGAGAFSKPQPPENTPFKASSNNFLYESKLATSTTPISSSPKILLTADDNTFDYRRKSSGGSSIFAAGSSVLGPSEPHIYEFDEKRSSGDGSVVISITSPGTYPPIPTSKSFGLSSLNFVNFNNVANSGTPSTVGGGFFGSTAGQSCNLAGSAGLAGSSGYGSAGAGPKRGSDVSVTGGSAQLISNSTNSAIYRLARIINQTTKTNSNSLQHTVNDDSARRLSWERRDKTNKPIPRSSSIDSMVDAVWSEFPPSTPGSARNSVSTQPPSNLNIFLGTTRRESMLSPSSNRRTKQQRGIFGEYNFSARESCWGDSRM; this is encoded by the exons GACCCTACAAAATGTCGGCGAACCCGTCGGTGGAGCTCGGCCCTCGGTTTGCGGCAGCCGCGCCTTGGAGAAGCGGGCACGGCTCTCGCGTTCCCTCACCCTGCCCCTGTTCAACTTCCCCGGCGCCGGAGCATTCAGCAAGCCGCAACCACCGGAAAACACTCCCTTCAAGGCATCCTCCA ATAACTTCCTGTATGAGTCGAAGCTCGCCACTAGCACCACCCCGATCAGTAGCAGCCCGAAAATCCTCCTAACGGCTGACGACAACACGTTCGACTACCGTAGGAAGTCGTCCGGCGGGAGCAGCATCTTCGCCGCCGGAAGCTCCGTCCTCGGACCGTCGGAACCGCACATCTACGAGTTCGATGAGAAACGGTCCAGCGGCGATGGTTCGGTTGTTATCAG TATCACCTCGCCCGGGACGTATCCACCGATACCGACGTCGAAATCCTTTGGCCTTTCGTCGTTAAATTTTGTCAATTTCAATAATGTAGCCAACAGTGGAACACCGTCCACGGTCGGTGGAGGCTTCTTCGGCAGTACCGCAGGGCAAAGTTGTAACCTAGCGGGCAGTGCGGGATTAGCCGGAAGCAGTGGATACGGCAGTGCCGGAGCCGGTCCGAAGCGCGGAAGTGACGTGAGCGTTACCGGTGGGTCGGCGCAACTGATAAGCAACAGCACAAACAGTGCCATCTACCGGCTGGCCCGCATTATCAACCAGACAACGAAAACCAATAGCAACAGCCTGCAGCACACGGTCAACGATGACAGTGCTCGCCGGCTGTCCTGGGAAAG ACGTGataaaaccaacaaaccgatACCGCGCTCGTCCAGCATCGACTCGATGGTCGATGCGGTATGGAGCGAATTCCCACCGAGCACCCCGGGAAGCGCCCGGAACTCCGTCTCCACCCAGCCCCCGTCGAATCTCAACATCTTCCTCGGGACGACGCGCCGCGAGAGCATGCTCAGCCCTTCGTCCAACAGGCGGACGAAGCAACAACGGGGCATATTTGGTGAGTACAACTTTTCGGCGCGTGAATCCTGCTGGGGTGACTCCCGGATGTAA